From the genome of Salvelinus fontinalis isolate EN_2023a chromosome 20, ASM2944872v1, whole genome shotgun sequence, one region includes:
- the LOC129817519 gene encoding solute carrier family 35 member D3-like: MEVCKGRLLGISVAVAHGFFSGSLNILLKFLITTYNFNYLILIQCLTSTLAAVTLEILRRLGKVDIPPFSLQLAKVFGGVCILSTLQSTLTLWSLRGLSLPMYVVFKRCLPLVTLGIGVCVLKNGIPSVGVITAVLITTGGAALAGFGDVTGDTFGYVTGVLAVIIHASYLVLIQKTSTDSEYGPLTAQYSIAIMASPVFLICSIVSMDSINMWSYTGWSNPFISGIFSLCIVIGCAMNFTTLQCTYINSAVTTSFVGVVKSIATITVGMVAFSDVEPTSLFVAGVVVNTVGSITYCIVKYFETRRKTLYQDLEEQRKDEILPGQTYIEKKPPNGDLEPLPSGHGWSDEGSIEQVPTQDHLLNDQSLSDYPLPDTSNSMESVELQREAFHNKNRANQANQSVSESYLRVWRSVRNLQFLNKDTLMDNMEVQSP; this comes from the exons ATGGAAGTTTGTAAAGGTCGTTTACTTGGTATCTCAGTCGCTGTTGCTCATGGATTTTTCTCGGGATCGTTGAACATTTTACTAAAATTTCTCATCACGACTTATAACTTCAACTACCTCATTCTCATCCAGTGCCTCACCAGCACGCTGGCAGCGGTTACACTGGAGATACTGAGGAGACTGGGCAAAGTAGACATACCTCCATTCAGCCTTCAACTAGCCAAAGTCTTCGGAGGTGTTTGTATTCTGTCCACATTACAGTCCACTCTAACACTATGGTCTCTCAGAGGACTGAGTCTACCCATGTATGTGGTTTTTAAACGGTGTCTACCGTTGGTCACCCTAGGCATCGGCGTATGCGTTCTGAAGAACGGTATCCCGTCTGTGGGGGTCATAACGGCGGTGCTCATCACTACTGGAGGAGCAGCTTTAGCTG GGTTTGGTGACGTGACGGGTGACACATTTGGCTACGTGACGGGCGTCCTGGCTGTGATCATCCACGCCTCCTACCTGGTCTTGATCCAGAAGACCAGCACAGACAGTGAATATGGCCCCCTCACGGCCCAGTACTCCATCGCCATCATGGCCTCCCCAGTTTTCTTAATCTGCTCCATTGTCAGCATGGACTCCATCAACATGTGGAGCTACACGGGCTGGAGTAACCCCTTCATCTCAGGCATCTTCTCCCTCTGCATAGTCATCGGCTGTGCCATGAACTTCACCACGCTGCAATGCACCTACATCAACTCGGCCGTCACCACCAGCTTCGTGGGAGTGGTGAAGAGCATCGCCACCATCACAGTGGGCATGGTGGCCTTCAGCGACGTGGAGCCCACCAGCCTGTTTGTTGCCGGCGTTGTGGTCAACACTGTGGGCTCCATCACCTACTGCATCGTCAAGTACTTTGAGACCAGGAGGAAGACCCTCTACCAGGACCTGGAGGAGCAAAGGAAGGACGAGATTCTGCCTGGACAAACTTACATTGAGAAGAAGCCTCCCAACGGAGACCTGGAGCCCCTGCCCAGTGGTCATGGATGGTCTGATGAAGGATCGATTGAACAGGTCCCCACTCAGGACCACCTCCTCAATGATCAGAGCCTCAGTGACTACCCACTTCCAGACACCAGCAACAGCATGGAGTCTGTAGAACTCCAGAGAGAGGCCTTTCATAACAAGAACCGGGCCAACCAGGCCAACCAGTCTGTGAGTGAAAGTTACCTAAGGGTGTGGAGGTCCGTCCGTAACCTGCAGTTCTTGAACAAAGACACCTTAATGGATAATATGGAGGTGCAGAGCCCTTAA